The following proteins come from a genomic window of Streptomyces sp. GS7:
- a CDS encoding MBL fold metallo-hydrolase codes for MGYSGAVKVGGPADVHELSDLMISKVAVGPMNNNAYVLRCRATDEQLLIDAAAEPHTLLTLIGDSGLASVVTTHQHGDHWGALREVVDATGARTYAGRYDAEGIPVPTDVLLDDGDTVTVGRVTLTARHLAGHTPGSVALVYDDPHGAPHLFTGDCLFPGGVGNTWGSAERFTSLLDDVETKLFDRLPDETWVYPGHGADTTLGAERPHLVEWRERGW; via the coding sequence ATGGGTTACAGCGGAGCAGTGAAGGTCGGCGGACCGGCCGACGTGCATGAGCTATCCGACCTGATGATCTCGAAGGTCGCGGTCGGTCCGATGAACAACAACGCCTATGTGCTGCGGTGCCGTGCGACCGACGAGCAGCTGCTGATCGACGCCGCCGCCGAACCGCACACCCTCCTCACCCTGATCGGCGACAGCGGCCTCGCGTCCGTGGTCACCACGCATCAGCACGGCGACCACTGGGGCGCGCTGCGCGAGGTGGTCGATGCGACGGGTGCGCGGACGTACGCGGGGCGGTACGACGCCGAGGGGATCCCGGTCCCCACGGACGTCCTGCTCGACGACGGCGACACGGTCACGGTGGGCCGCGTCACGCTGACCGCGCGCCATCTGGCCGGGCACACCCCGGGCAGCGTCGCGCTGGTCTACGACGACCCGCACGGCGCTCCGCACCTGTTCACCGGGGACTGCCTGTTCCCCGGCGGCGTCGGCAACACCTGGGGCAGCGCCGAGCGGTTCACCAGCCTGCTCGACGACGTGGAGACCAAGCTCTTCGACCGGCTGCCGGACGAGACCTGGGTCTATCCGGGCCACGGCGCCGACACCACGCTCGGCGCCGAACGGCCGCATCTCGTGGAGTGGCGCGAGCGCGGCTGGTAG
- a CDS encoding maleylpyruvate isomerase family mycothiol-dependent enzyme, which produces MTTPDFPRDVAAVHEATDRLLISLSKLDDDAIGEPSLLPGWTRGHVLAHLARNADALVNLLTWARTDVRTPMYASAAARDGDIERDADRPLAAHLEDLRESAARFAAAAQALPEERRAFRVEMRNGVVERADRLALRRLAEVELHHVDLGVGYAVEQLPPAFLDSELDFLAAVKFAGHPALPALELRTGDGRTWRTGSGDGTEAAPVVVTGPAASLVGWLTGRADGAGLDTQGSPLPVVPPL; this is translated from the coding sequence ATGACCACCCCTGACTTCCCACGCGATGTGGCCGCTGTCCACGAGGCCACCGACCGGCTCCTGATCTCGCTGAGCAAGCTCGACGACGACGCGATCGGCGAACCGTCCCTGCTGCCCGGCTGGACCCGCGGCCATGTCCTGGCCCATCTGGCACGCAACGCGGACGCGCTGGTCAACCTCCTGACCTGGGCCCGTACGGACGTCCGCACCCCGATGTACGCCAGCGCGGCGGCGCGCGACGGCGATATCGAGCGGGACGCCGACCGCCCGCTGGCGGCCCATCTGGAGGACCTGCGGGAGAGCGCGGCCCGGTTCGCGGCGGCGGCGCAGGCGCTTCCGGAAGAGCGCCGGGCGTTCCGGGTCGAGATGCGCAACGGCGTGGTCGAGCGGGCCGACCGGCTGGCGCTGCGCCGGCTGGCAGAGGTCGAGCTGCACCACGTCGACCTCGGTGTCGGCTACGCCGTGGAGCAGCTGCCGCCCGCCTTCCTGGACAGCGAGCTGGACTTCCTGGCCGCCGTGAAATTCGCCGGGCATCCGGCACTGCCCGCCCTGGAGCTGCGGACCGGCGACGGCCGCACCTGGCGCACCGGCTCCGGTGACGGCACCGAGGCCGCGCCCGTGGTGGTGACCGGCCCGGCCGCCTCCCTGGTCGGCTGGCTGACGGGGCGTGCCGACGGTGCAGGACTGGACACCCAGGGCTCGCCGTTGCCGGTCGTCCCGCCGCTCTAG
- a CDS encoding FAD-dependent oxidoreductase, translating to MTHDADVVVVGGGPVGLMLACELALADVRVTVLERLTDVDPTIKAGAINSPSAEAFYRRGLLPALREVQDAAMERFSSFMRQRQAAGVSGVTPAPRFAGHFAGIMLRGDLLDESDPDFGTPGPAAEVGLIPQDALERVLAARAAESGVTLRRGVTLTGFDTEEDGVTVHTSEGSLRTGWLVGCDGGRSTVRRLAGFPFPGTDPEITGHQAVVEMTGSEALGAGWNWTETGTYVHGPTPGRILTVEFDGPPADRDAPITAEELQTSLRHVSGVQDVTITKVHTATRFTDNARQVPEYRRGRVLLAGDAAHVHSPFGGQGLNLGIGDAMNLGWKLAATVHGWAPEGLLDTYTAERHPIGAWVLEWTRAQVALMRPESHARALREVIAELSLTSAATTFFAKKISGVWQRYDLPGSHPLTGRTAPDLELSDGSRLADHLHGGQGLLLDLTGDPDLPKRATGYGRRVRVLTADCPQRPELAGLLVRPDGCTAWAAGAPGAYDELDAALRRWFGVPDGAVA from the coding sequence ATGACACATGACGCAGACGTAGTCGTGGTGGGGGGCGGCCCGGTGGGGCTGATGCTCGCCTGCGAACTGGCACTGGCAGATGTCCGGGTCACCGTCCTGGAACGGCTGACCGACGTGGACCCGACGATCAAGGCGGGGGCCATCAACTCCCCCAGCGCGGAAGCCTTCTACCGGCGCGGGCTGCTGCCCGCCCTCCGGGAGGTGCAGGACGCCGCGATGGAGCGGTTCAGCTCCTTCATGCGGCAGCGGCAGGCCGCCGGCGTCTCCGGGGTGACGCCGGCGCCCCGGTTCGCCGGGCACTTCGCGGGCATCATGCTGCGCGGCGACCTCCTGGACGAGTCCGACCCGGACTTCGGCACGCCCGGTCCCGCCGCCGAGGTCGGCCTCATCCCCCAGGACGCCCTGGAGCGCGTGCTCGCCGCCCGCGCCGCCGAGTCGGGCGTCACCCTGCGCCGCGGGGTGACGCTGACCGGCTTCGACACCGAGGAGGACGGTGTCACCGTCCACACCTCGGAGGGGTCGCTGCGCACCGGCTGGCTGGTGGGCTGCGACGGCGGTCGCAGCACGGTGCGCCGGCTCGCCGGATTCCCGTTCCCCGGTACGGACCCGGAGATCACCGGCCATCAGGCCGTCGTGGAGATGACCGGCTCCGAAGCCCTGGGCGCCGGCTGGAACTGGACCGAGACCGGCACCTACGTCCACGGGCCGACGCCCGGCCGGATCCTCACCGTGGAGTTCGACGGACCGCCCGCGGACCGTGACGCGCCCATCACCGCCGAGGAGTTGCAGACCTCGCTGCGCCACGTCTCCGGCGTCCAGGACGTCACGATCACCAAGGTGCACACGGCCACCCGCTTCACCGACAACGCCCGCCAGGTGCCCGAGTACCGGCGCGGCCGGGTGCTGCTGGCCGGCGACGCGGCGCATGTCCACTCGCCGTTCGGCGGCCAGGGCCTCAACCTCGGCATCGGCGACGCGATGAACCTCGGCTGGAAGCTGGCCGCCACGGTGCACGGCTGGGCTCCGGAGGGGCTGCTCGACACGTACACCGCCGAGCGGCACCCCATAGGCGCCTGGGTGCTGGAGTGGACCCGGGCCCAAGTGGCGCTGATGCGGCCCGAATCCCACGCCCGGGCGCTGCGCGAGGTGATCGCGGAACTGTCGCTGACCAGCGCCGCCACCACCTTCTTCGCCAAGAAGATCTCCGGCGTCTGGCAGCGCTACGACCTGCCCGGCAGCCATCCGCTGACCGGCCGGACCGCCCCCGACCTGGAGCTGTCCGACGGCAGCCGGCTCGCGGACCACCTGCACGGCGGCCAGGGCCTGTTGCTCGACCTGACCGGCGACCCCGACCTGCCCAAGCGCGCGACGGGCTACGGCCGCCGGGTGCGGGTCCTGACGGCCGACTGCCCGCAGCGGCCGGAGCTGGCCGGCCTGCTGGTGCGTCCGGACGGCTGCACCGCCTGGGCCGCCGGCGCCCCGGGGGCGTACGACGAGCTGGACGCGGCACTGCGGCGGTGGTTCGGCGTGCCCGACGGCGCGGTGGCCTGA
- a CDS encoding TetR/AcrR family transcriptional regulator, with protein sequence MAENERGGGAAAGAGPEAGCAEENGRLTLRERKKLRTRQRISGEATLLFIERGFDNVTVAEVARAAEVSTMTVFNYFPRKEDLFLDRIPEAVELIVRAVRGRGADESPLAALRRLLLDLLARRHPLGAVGEGFEYFWRTVLDAPALRARAREAVEEIEGTLAGLLAEAAGGDAERPGYDHRLAAALIIAGCRAAYTQAAARALAGDSADAVAVDQEAVIRRAFDALERALPEGAGGGSAGSRMA encoded by the coding sequence GTGGCGGAGAACGAGCGGGGCGGCGGTGCGGCGGCCGGTGCCGGGCCGGAGGCCGGGTGCGCGGAGGAGAACGGCCGGCTGACGCTGCGCGAGCGCAAGAAGCTGCGCACCCGGCAGCGGATCTCCGGGGAGGCGACGCTGCTCTTCATCGAGCGCGGCTTCGACAACGTCACCGTGGCCGAGGTCGCCCGCGCCGCCGAGGTGTCCACGATGACGGTCTTCAATTACTTCCCGCGGAAGGAGGACCTCTTCCTCGACCGGATCCCGGAGGCCGTGGAGCTGATCGTCCGCGCGGTCCGCGGGCGCGGCGCGGACGAGTCGCCGCTGGCCGCGCTGCGCCGGCTGCTGCTCGACCTGCTGGCGCGGCGGCATCCGCTGGGTGCGGTGGGGGAGGGGTTCGAGTACTTCTGGCGCACGGTGCTGGACGCGCCGGCGCTCCGGGCGCGGGCGCGTGAGGCGGTCGAGGAGATCGAGGGCACGCTGGCCGGGCTGCTGGCCGAGGCCGCCGGGGGCGATGCCGAACGGCCCGGGTACGACCACCGGCTGGCCGCGGCGCTGATCATCGCCGGGTGCCGGGCGGCGTACACGCAAGCCGCGGCCCGGGCGCTGGCGGGTGACTCCGCGGACGCGGTGGCCGTTGACCAGGAGGCGGTGATCCGGCGCGCCTTCGACGCGCTGGAGCGGGCGCTGCCGGAGGGCGCCGGGGGTGGGTCCGCCGGGAGTCGGATGGCGTAA
- the uvrA gene encoding excinuclease ABC subunit UvrA — MADRLIVRGAREHNLRNVSLDLPRDSLIVFTGLSGSGKSSLAFDTIFAEGQRRYVESLSSYARQFLGQMDKPDVDFIEGLSPAVSIDQKSTSRNPRSTVGTITEVYDYLRLLFARIGKPHCPECGRPIARQSPQAIVDKVLELPEGSRFQVLSPLVRERKGEFVDLFSDLQTKGYSRARVDGETIHLAEPPKLKKQEKHTIEVVVDRLTVKESAKRRLTDSVETALGLSGGMVILDFVDLDADDPQRERMYSEHLYCTYDDLSFEELEPRSFSFNSPFGACPDCTGIGTRMEVDPELIIPDEDRSLDEGAIHPWSGGHTKDYFGRLVGALADALGFRTDIPWAGLPQRAKKALLYGHKTQIEVRYRNRYGRERAYTTAFEGAVPFVKRRHSEAESDSSRERFEGYMREVPCPTCEGTRLKPIVLAVTVQEKSIAEVAAMSISDCADFLRSMKLNAREKTIAERVLKEVNERLKFLVDVGLDYLSLNRAAGTLSGGEAQRIRLATQIGSGLVGVLYVLDEPSIGLHQRDNHRLIETLVRLRDMGNTLIVVEHDEDTIKVADWVVDIGPGAGEHGGKVVHSGPMKQLLANKESITGQYLSGKKAIATPDIRRPADPARQLTVHGAKENNLRDIDVSFPLGVLSAVTGVSGSGKSTLVNDILYTHLARELNGAKSVPGRHTRVAGDDLVDKVVHVDQSPIGRTPRSNPATYTGVFDHVRKLFAETMEAKVRGYLPGRFSFNVKGGRCENCSGDGTIKIEMNFLPDVYVPCEVCHGARYNRETLEVHYKGKSIAEVLDMPIEEALSFFEAVPTIARHLRTLHEVGLGYVRLGQSAPTLSGGEAQRVKLASELQKRSTGSTVYVLDEPTTGLHFDDISKLIKVLSGLVDKGNTVIVIEHNLDVIKTADWVIDMGPEGGNGGGTVVAEGTPEQIASIPASHTGKFLREILGDRVSDAAPVTGTAKKPAARKPAAKKTVAANAAAKKTVTRSAAAGAAASKPAAKKAAAKKTTTRARRES, encoded by the coding sequence GTGGCCGACCGTCTCATCGTCCGTGGCGCTCGCGAGCACAACCTCCGCAACGTCTCGCTCGACCTCCCCCGCGACTCCCTCATCGTCTTCACGGGGCTCTCCGGGTCGGGCAAGTCCTCGCTCGCCTTCGACACGATCTTCGCCGAGGGGCAGCGGCGCTATGTCGAGTCGCTCTCCTCCTACGCCCGGCAGTTCCTCGGGCAGATGGACAAGCCCGATGTGGACTTCATCGAGGGCCTGTCCCCCGCGGTCTCGATCGACCAGAAGTCGACGTCGCGCAACCCGCGCTCGACGGTCGGCACGATCACCGAGGTCTACGACTACCTCCGGCTGCTCTTCGCCCGTATCGGCAAGCCGCACTGCCCCGAGTGCGGGCGGCCGATCGCCCGGCAGTCGCCGCAGGCCATCGTCGACAAGGTCCTGGAGCTCCCCGAGGGCAGCCGGTTCCAGGTGCTCTCCCCGCTGGTGCGCGAGCGCAAGGGCGAGTTCGTCGACCTCTTCTCCGACCTCCAGACCAAGGGCTACAGCCGCGCCCGCGTCGACGGGGAGACGATCCATCTCGCCGAGCCGCCGAAGCTGAAGAAGCAGGAGAAGCACACCATCGAGGTGGTCGTCGACCGCCTCACGGTCAAGGAGAGCGCCAAGCGGCGGCTCACCGACTCCGTCGAGACCGCCCTCGGGCTCTCCGGCGGCATGGTCATCCTGGACTTCGTCGACCTGGACGCCGACGACCCGCAGCGCGAGCGGATGTACTCCGAGCACCTCTACTGCACCTACGACGACCTCTCCTTCGAGGAGCTGGAGCCGCGCTCCTTCTCGTTCAACTCGCCCTTCGGCGCCTGCCCGGACTGCACCGGCATCGGCACGCGCATGGAGGTCGACCCCGAGCTGATCATCCCCGACGAGGACCGCTCTCTGGACGAGGGCGCCATCCACCCCTGGTCCGGCGGCCACACCAAGGACTACTTCGGCCGGCTGGTCGGCGCGCTCGCCGACGCCCTCGGATTCCGTACGGACATCCCGTGGGCCGGGCTGCCGCAGCGCGCCAAGAAGGCCCTGCTGTACGGCCACAAGACCCAGATCGAGGTGCGCTACCGCAACCGCTACGGCCGCGAGCGGGCGTACACCACCGCCTTCGAGGGCGCCGTGCCGTTCGTCAAGCGGCGGCACAGCGAAGCGGAGAGCGACAGCAGCCGGGAGCGCTTCGAGGGCTATATGCGCGAGGTGCCCTGCCCGACGTGCGAGGGGACGCGGCTCAAGCCGATCGTGCTCGCCGTGACGGTCCAGGAGAAGTCGATCGCCGAGGTCGCGGCCATGTCGATCAGCGACTGCGCCGACTTCCTGCGCTCGATGAAGCTGAACGCCCGCGAGAAGACCATCGCCGAGCGGGTCCTCAAGGAGGTCAACGAGCGGCTGAAGTTCCTGGTCGACGTCGGCCTCGACTACCTCTCGCTGAACCGCGCGGCCGGCACCCTCTCCGGCGGCGAGGCCCAGCGCATCCGCCTCGCCACCCAGATCGGCTCCGGCCTGGTGGGCGTGCTCTACGTCCTCGACGAGCCGTCGATCGGCCTGCACCAGCGCGACAACCACCGGCTGATCGAGACCCTGGTGCGGCTGCGCGACATGGGCAACACCCTGATCGTCGTGGAGCACGACGAGGACACCATCAAGGTCGCGGACTGGGTCGTCGACATCGGCCCGGGCGCCGGCGAGCACGGCGGCAAGGTCGTCCACAGCGGCCCGATGAAGCAGCTGCTGGCCAACAAGGAGTCGATCACCGGCCAGTATCTGTCCGGCAAGAAGGCCATCGCGACGCCCGACATCCGCCGCCCCGCCGACCCGGCCCGGCAGCTGACGGTCCACGGCGCGAAGGAGAACAACCTCCGCGACATCGACGTCTCCTTCCCGCTCGGAGTGCTCTCCGCCGTCACCGGCGTCTCCGGATCCGGCAAGTCGACGCTGGTCAACGACATCCTGTACACCCACCTCGCGCGCGAGCTCAACGGCGCCAAGTCGGTGCCCGGCCGGCACACACGGGTCGCCGGCGACGACCTGGTCGACAAGGTCGTCCATGTCGACCAGTCGCCGATCGGCCGCACCCCGCGCTCCAACCCGGCGACCTACACCGGCGTCTTCGACCACGTCCGCAAGCTCTTCGCGGAGACGATGGAGGCGAAGGTCCGCGGCTATCTGCCGGGTCGCTTCTCCTTCAACGTCAAGGGCGGCCGCTGCGAGAACTGCTCCGGCGACGGCACGATCAAGATCGAGATGAACTTCCTGCCGGATGTGTACGTACCGTGCGAGGTCTGCCACGGCGCGCGCTACAACCGCGAGACGCTGGAGGTCCACTACAAGGGCAAGTCCATCGCCGAGGTGCTGGACATGCCCATCGAGGAGGCGCTGAGCTTCTTCGAGGCGGTGCCGACCATCGCCCGGCATCTCAGGACGCTCCATGAGGTCGGCCTCGGCTACGTCCGGCTCGGCCAGTCCGCGCCGACCCTCTCCGGCGGTGAGGCGCAGCGCGTCAAACTGGCCAGCGAGCTCCAGAAGCGCTCCACCGGCAGCACCGTCTACGTCCTCGACGAGCCGACCACCGGTCTGCACTTCGACGACATCAGCAAGCTCATCAAGGTGCTGTCCGGGCTGGTCGACAAGGGCAACACGGTCATCGTCATCGAGCACAACCTCGATGTGATCAAGACCGCGGACTGGGTCATCGACATGGGCCCCGAGGGCGGCAACGGCGGCGGCACGGTCGTCGCCGAGGGCACCCCGGAGCAGATCGCCTCGATCCCGGCCAGCCACACCGGCAAGTTCCTGCGGGAGATCCTCGGCGACCGGGTCAGCGACGCGGCGCCGGTGACCGGGACGGCCAAGAAGCCGGCCGCCCGGAAGCCCGCCGCGAAGAAGACGGTGGCCGCGAACGCCGCGGCGAAGAAGACCGTGACCAGGTCGGCCGCCGCCGGGGCCGCCGCGTCCAAGCCGGCGGCGAAGAAGGCCGCCGCCAAGAAGACGACGACGCGGGCCCGCAGGGAATCCTGA
- a CDS encoding carbohydrate kinase family protein, which yields MIVVAGEALIDLVPSQQEPSPQGQLPALLPRRGGGPYNTAIALGRLGSPTAFCSRVSTDAFGESLLHGLRGSGVDTSLVQRGPEPTTLAVADISADGSAGYGFYADGTADRLFTLPPALPETVRALSLGTCSLVLEPGASAYEALLQREARRGVFTALDPNVRPGLILDPDAYRARFHSWLPHLSLLKLSEEDALWLAGAETGAGRDADRAAVTAAARRWLYAGPAAVVITRGGDGLAVVTQGHEVLTVPGERVAVVDTIGAGDTVNAALLHRLAAHDALAYGPLAYLAADAWEDVLRFAARAAAVTCSRAGAEPPFAAELAA from the coding sequence GTGATCGTCGTCGCCGGCGAGGCGCTGATCGACCTCGTACCCAGCCAGCAGGAACCTTCCCCGCAAGGCCAGTTGCCGGCGCTGCTGCCGCGGCGCGGCGGCGGTCCGTACAACACCGCGATCGCACTGGGGCGGCTGGGCTCGCCCACCGCGTTCTGCTCGCGGGTCTCGACCGACGCCTTCGGGGAGTCGCTGCTGCACGGGCTGCGCGGCAGCGGGGTGGACACCTCGCTGGTGCAGCGCGGCCCGGAGCCGACCACGCTCGCCGTCGCGGACATCAGCGCGGACGGCTCGGCCGGTTACGGCTTCTACGCCGACGGCACCGCCGACCGGCTCTTCACTCTGCCGCCCGCGCTGCCCGAAACGGTCCGGGCGCTCTCGCTGGGCACCTGCTCACTGGTGCTGGAGCCGGGCGCGAGCGCGTACGAGGCGCTGCTCCAACGGGAGGCGCGGCGCGGGGTGTTCACCGCGCTGGATCCCAATGTCCGGCCCGGTCTGATCCTCGATCCGGACGCCTACCGGGCCCGCTTCCACTCCTGGCTGCCCCACCTCTCGCTGCTCAAGCTGTCCGAGGAGGACGCGCTGTGGCTGGCGGGGGCGGAGACCGGCGCCGGCCGGGACGCGGACCGGGCCGCGGTCACCGCTGCCGCCCGGCGGTGGCTGTACGCGGGGCCCGCGGCGGTCGTGATCACCCGGGGCGGCGACGGGCTCGCGGTGGTGACGCAGGGCCACGAGGTGCTGACGGTGCCCGGTGAGCGGGTCGCCGTCGTCGACACCATCGGCGCGGGCGACACCGTCAACGCGGCGCTGCTGCACCGGCTGGCGGCCCATGACGCGCTGGCGTACGGCCCGCTCGCCTACCTCGCCGCCGACGCCTGGGAGGACGTCCTCCGCTTCGCCGCCCGCGCCGCCGCAGTCACCTGCTCGCGGGCGGGGGCGGAGCCGCCGTTCGCCGCGGAGCTGGCGGCGTAG
- a CDS encoding LacI family DNA-binding transcriptional regulator has protein sequence MTTMVDVARCAGVSVATVSHVLNDTRPVRPGTRAAVLAAIDELGYTHNTLARSLVTSRTRSIGLAVSAISNPYFTEILQGVEAGALEAGHSLLIADPHDDPRHERTVVRLLHERRVDGMIVAPSAEPAEMVGYLARRKVPTVFLDRLVGDGHDQVCAESTGPVRQLVEHLADLGHTRIGLVAGLPGLSTTTERVRGYREGLRARGLPFVPELLAGGNSEAAGAQDATRRLLASSQPPTAIITANNAMTIGALQALHDLGLEVPRDIALACFDDFSWADLFTPRLTAIAQPSKELGAAAVRLLLARLDDPDRPPRTVRLPCAFVHRTSCGCPEPAPSAMPPAGSPAAEERTRTP, from the coding sequence ATGACGACGATGGTGGATGTGGCACGGTGCGCGGGCGTCTCCGTCGCCACGGTCTCGCACGTGCTGAACGACACCCGGCCGGTGCGCCCCGGCACCCGGGCCGCGGTGCTGGCCGCCATCGACGAACTCGGCTACACCCACAACACCCTCGCCCGCTCGCTGGTCACCTCCCGCACCCGCTCCATCGGCCTTGCGGTGTCCGCGATCAGCAACCCGTACTTCACCGAGATCCTCCAGGGCGTCGAGGCCGGCGCCCTGGAGGCCGGCCACAGTCTGCTGATCGCCGATCCGCACGACGATCCGCGGCACGAGCGCACGGTCGTCCGGCTGCTGCACGAGCGGCGGGTGGACGGCATGATCGTCGCGCCGTCCGCGGAACCCGCCGAGATGGTCGGGTACCTGGCCCGGCGCAAGGTGCCCACCGTGTTCCTCGACCGGCTGGTCGGCGACGGCCACGACCAGGTCTGCGCCGAGAGCACCGGCCCGGTGCGCCAACTCGTCGAGCACCTCGCCGACTTGGGGCACACCCGGATCGGCCTGGTCGCCGGGCTGCCCGGCCTGAGCACCACCACCGAGCGGGTCCGGGGCTACCGCGAGGGGCTGCGCGCCCGCGGGCTGCCGTTCGTGCCCGAGCTGCTGGCCGGCGGCAACTCCGAGGCGGCGGGCGCCCAGGACGCCACCCGCCGGCTGCTCGCCTCATCGCAACCACCCACCGCGATCATCACCGCCAACAACGCGATGACGATCGGCGCCCTCCAGGCCCTGCACGACCTGGGCCTGGAGGTGCCCCGCGACATCGCCCTGGCCTGCTTCGACGACTTCTCCTGGGCGGATCTCTTCACGCCCCGGCTGACCGCGATCGCCCAGCCCAGCAAGGAGCTGGGGGCCGCGGCGGTCCGACTGCTGCTGGCACGTCTGGACGACCCGGACCGGCCGCCCCGTACCGTCCGCCTGCCCTGCGCGTTCGTGCACCGCACGTCGTGCGGCTGCCCCGAACCCGCTCCGTCCGCCATGCCCCCGGCCGGCTCCCCGGCCGCTGAGGAAAGGACCCGCACCCCGTGA
- a CDS encoding Rieske (2Fe-2S) protein, giving the protein MSQPPARRTVLRGAALAGAAGFGLAACSSGGSGADASAVPTKPVDLGAAADVPVGGAKLYREDRLVVSQPAKGEFKCFSAKCTHAGCILSEVQKKEGSCPCHGSRFDVTTGQVIQGPAAEPLPEVPVKAQGGKLIAG; this is encoded by the coding sequence ATGAGCCAGCCCCCCGCCCGCCGAACCGTACTGCGCGGGGCCGCGCTCGCCGGTGCCGCCGGCTTCGGGCTGGCGGCCTGCTCGTCGGGGGGCTCGGGCGCGGACGCGTCGGCGGTGCCCACCAAGCCGGTCGATCTGGGGGCCGCCGCCGATGTCCCGGTCGGCGGCGCCAAGCTCTACCGCGAGGACCGGCTGGTCGTTTCGCAGCCCGCCAAGGGCGAGTTCAAGTGCTTCAGCGCCAAGTGCACCCACGCCGGCTGCATCCTGTCCGAGGTCCAGAAGAAGGAGGGCAGCTGCCCCTGCCACGGCAGCCGCTTCGACGTGACCACCGGCCAGGTCATCCAGGGCCCGGCGGCCGAGCCGCTGCCGGAGGTGCCGGTCAAGGCCCAGGGCGGCAAGCTGATCGCCGGCTGA
- a CDS encoding papain-like cysteine protease family protein — MTRAPLVRRSRRRWLSAAALTAAALAALPGTAAAAPQAANRLDISMQAQQKTNWCWAGSGNTIASWFGRNYSQTQFCNAAFDRQQGTDCPNNQATLGNVQTAFDWMGINSGSYVTGYLRYGTVQNEINANRPIETRIQWSSGGGHMHVLYGYDTSRNWVYWGDPWASNNRYNWGDFDYYVNGSSFSWTHSLYRIGA; from the coding sequence ATGACCCGTGCACCCCTCGTCCGCCGTTCGCGCCGCAGATGGCTGTCGGCCGCGGCGCTCACCGCGGCGGCGCTGGCCGCGCTCCCCGGGACGGCGGCCGCCGCTCCGCAGGCCGCCAACCGCCTCGACATCAGCATGCAGGCCCAGCAGAAGACCAACTGGTGCTGGGCCGGATCCGGCAACACCATCGCGTCCTGGTTCGGCCGGAACTACAGCCAGACCCAGTTCTGCAACGCCGCCTTCGACCGTCAGCAGGGCACCGACTGCCCCAACAACCAGGCCACGCTCGGAAATGTGCAGACCGCATTCGACTGGATGGGCATCAATTCTGGCTCGTATGTGACCGGCTATCTCCGCTACGGCACCGTGCAAAACGAGATCAACGCCAACCGCCCCATCGAGACCCGCATCCAGTGGTCCTCCGGCGGCGGCCACATGCACGTCCTCTACGGCTACGACACGTCGAGGAACTGGGTGTACTGGGGCGACCCATGGGCCTCCAACAACCGGTACAACTGGGGCGACTTCGACTACTACGTGAACGGCAGCTCCTTCTCCTGGACGCACTCCCTCTACCGGATAGGAGCCTGA